One genomic segment of Culturomica massiliensis includes these proteins:
- a CDS encoding 4Fe-4S dicluster domain-containing protein gives MRGIEEEIIRILTEEGAAFIRFTDITELPPEQNRNLPRAVSFGITLTPSYVQKVKETPDYVQMIIAQNQIEEDEFHLKELRAGELADRIAELLVLEGYQAYSLSDNNVIATHAWDAENLRTLLPQKTVAVLAGAGWVGKNNLLITPVYGPALTLGTVLTDAPLHIAGTQPMESKCGACRICTDICPAGAIYGKAWERHIPREERIDIHRCTTCLKCLVHCPYTRKYLKCRE, from the coding sequence ATGAGAGGAATAGAAGAGGAGATTATACGGATATTGACGGAAGAGGGAGCCGCTTTCATCCGTTTCACAGACATCACAGAATTGCCGCCGGAGCAAAACAGAAACTTGCCTCGTGCTGTATCTTTCGGTATAACATTAACCCCCTCGTATGTACAGAAGGTAAAAGAGACTCCGGATTATGTACAAATGATCATCGCTCAAAATCAGATTGAGGAGGATGAATTTCATTTAAAGGAACTTAGGGCCGGAGAATTGGCGGACCGGATAGCCGAACTGCTGGTGTTGGAAGGGTACCAGGCTTATTCATTGTCGGATAATAATGTAATAGCAACGCATGCCTGGGATGCGGAAAACCTGCGGACGCTTTTGCCGCAGAAAACGGTTGCCGTCCTGGCTGGGGCGGGCTGGGTCGGGAAAAACAACCTGTTGATCACTCCGGTATACGGTCCGGCACTTACCCTGGGTACAGTGCTGACGGATGCTCCGTTGCATATTGCCGGTACTCAGCCAATGGAAAGCAAATGCGGGGCATGCCGTATATGTACGGATATTTGCCCGGCGGGAGCGATTTATGGAAAAGCTTGGGAAAGACATATCCCGCGGGAAGAAAGGATAGATATACATCGGTGCACTACTTGTCTGAAATGTCTGGTCCACTGCCCTTATACCCGAAAATACCTGAAGTGCCGGGAATAA
- a CDS encoding ankyrin repeat domain-containing protein: protein MSKIELIILAIALSLLIWSGLIWATSKTLSIGGTPSGGSVLLFLVLAAVILCAFPTVLIWAVNKCSEPTTRNIIWGGVITLYSVFPVSVAIGELMNLYRSQVVAEAEEKLRDEKISYEDMVEAILRAGYPEDYLLTYMLCLNRIDFAERYIRENPKARYQNLPDMMYRYYSANKMDDWSNYNDSLSGQAAVIATFLLDNGWDINATGEIDMNGSSSKDRTALYMAISSRDLRTANLLLERGADVNRGGYSCLWIAILMDDAKRVQMLIERGAHLNEEYGESLLYTAVKGNNTGIVKMLLDAGAKPHSNESLFPLVDKQTNPELWSLLAPKNK, encoded by the coding sequence ATGAGCAAAATAGAATTGATTATACTTGCAATTGCCCTGTCTCTGCTCATTTGGAGCGGTTTAATATGGGCTACATCAAAAACACTTTCTATCGGAGGAACTCCAAGTGGTGGTAGTGTCCTCTTGTTTCTGGTCCTGGCGGCGGTGATTCTTTGCGCATTTCCGACTGTTCTGATATGGGCTGTTAATAAATGCAGCGAACCCACTACGCGCAATATAATCTGGGGAGGAGTGATTACTCTCTATTCTGTTTTTCCGGTAAGTGTGGCAATAGGTGAATTGATGAATCTGTATCGTTCGCAAGTGGTAGCGGAAGCAGAAGAGAAACTTCGGGATGAGAAGATTTCTTACGAGGATATGGTTGAAGCAATACTGCGTGCCGGATACCCGGAGGATTACCTGCTGACTTATATGCTTTGTTTGAATAGAATTGATTTTGCAGAGCGCTACATCCGTGAAAACCCCAAAGCAAGGTATCAGAATCTGCCGGATATGATGTACCGCTACTATTCCGCAAACAAGATGGATGATTGGAGCAATTATAACGATTCGCTATCCGGACAAGCTGCTGTTATCGCAACATTTCTACTGGATAACGGATGGGATATAAATGCTACAGGGGAAATAGATATGAATGGAAGTAGCAGTAAAGACCGCACTGCACTTTATATGGCCATTTCAAGCCGGGACCTTCGCACGGCTAATTTACTTCTTGAGCGTGGGGCTGACGTCAACAGGGGTGGTTATTCCTGTCTATGGATAGCTATTTTGATGGATGATGCCAAGCGTGTACAGATGCTCATAGAGCGGGGAGCGCATCTTAACGAAGAGTATGGCGAATCACTGCTATATACGGCAGTGAAAGGGAATAACACAGGGATTGTAAAAATGCTGCTCGATGCCGGGGCAAAGCCCCATAGCAACGAATCACTATTCCCCCTTGTTGACAAACAGACTAATCCTGAATTATGGAGCCTGCTTGCTCCAAAAAACAAATAA